From Candidatus Cloacimonadota bacterium:
GCTTTGGCGGCCTGAAGAAACACTTTGGCTGGAGCAGATCGATCTATATGGGTTTGCAAAACACCTCGAACTATCTGCTTATGGGTGCCATAGCCTTCAACCTCAAGCGTGGCCTGAAGATTTTGCGAACCTGAGATAGGATAGGTCTGCCCGGATTTTGGGAAAACCCAAAAAATGGGCCTCTTGAGAAGGCATTAGAGAGGAAAAACAATCAAAACAGACCAAAAAAGACCTGTCGGGTCAGAAAAGCTTATGTGGAATAGGGTGAATTCATCTCAATTCAAATGCCTGTGCATTATTCAACGGTCTTTAGCAGGGTTGCGAAGTAGCCGGGAAACCCACTGGTAAGCGAAGCGATGTCATCAGGCCATTAAGGCCTTTTTTAAGATCATTTTCCTGCCTCCCGCACAATCGCCGCATTTGATGCGGGGATATGGCGAGGGGCGTTGGAGCGCGATGGTCGAGAGGGTTAAGGACCTGACTGAGGGGAATTATCGGTGGGTAATTGTTTCTGTCGGTCTCGAGGCTTTACCTGTCCGGTTCGGAAGAGAGACGTTTCTGAGCTACGACGATGATTCCGGTTCCGGTTGGGTTGGAAGATTTAAGGTCCAGTCGCATAAGGAGTTCCGCAAGGGGAAAGACGAGCAGGTAATATATTGGCAGGGCCAACAGGATGAGCTTGCTTCGAGCAATCAACTTTAGTGGATGCTTCAGTAGGAGGCGCCAGGCCAGGCTGCCCCAGGTGCCGTAGCTGTAAATGCTTTCGAGGATGGTGAAGCCGCAGGCGCGGAGTTTGTCTTCCAGCTCTGCCTTGTTGTAGCCGGGGCGAACGTGCTCAGAGGTGAATTTGGCCGCCTCATCGGTATCCGAGGGAGTTGAGATGATCAGGATTCCGCCATCCGCCAAAGCTACATTAAAATTGCGTAGCACGGCCTCATCGTCCTGAATATGTTCCAAAATGTCGATCGCGGTTGCCAGGCCATAGGAATTGCGCGGTGTGAAGGTCTGCAAATCCGCCTGCTGCCAGGAAAAGCGGCCGGGGAAGCTCTTTTTAGCATAGCGGGAGAAATCCTCCAGGTAATCACGTTTGAGATCGTTGGCAAAGACTTTGGCGGCGGGATAGTTCTTCAACACATGCCAGGAATACTGGCAGAAACCGGCTCCGGCATCGTAGTAGCGGAATCCACGGTCGGTGGGAAGGTATTGGCGCAGGGCGCGTTTCACATAGCGCTGGCGCAGCAGCAGCAGATCCAGAACGCGGTAGAAAAACACGCGCGCGGCAGGCCAAACCCTGATCAAACTCGCGGCACGGTCTTTGAGTGGATCGTATTCCATCAAAACTCCAATAGTTCGCTTTTCCATTCCCAGCAGACTGGGAACTTGGCATAAAATAATCATTGACGATTTTTGGGGAGCTAGAAATACGTCAATAGAAAAAGAGATTATGATAGTTAAGAATATAGATCCCATCAAGCTCATCAATCTACATTTGCACACCAACGTTTCAGATGGATTGCTCAGTCCAGCACAGCTGGTCAGGCGTGCCCAGCAAATCGGGCTGGACCTGATCTCCATAACAGACCACGACACCGCAGACGCTTATCGGATGCTACCAAAGGACATAGCTCCGCTGCGGATCCTGCCAGGGATGGAGATCAGTTCACAACATGAAGGCTCAGATGTCCATGTTCTCGCCTTCGGGGTCAATCAGGCCTCGCCTTCTCTGGTGGAGATGATGGAAATGTATCTGATCGGCCGGCGCGAACGGGCTGTCCGGATGATTGAAAAACTGGCCGACCTGGGCATGGAAATCACCCTCGAAGAAGTGGTTGCCATATCTGGAAGCCGTGAACTGATCGTGCGTCCGCATATCGCGCAAATCATGGTGGACCGGGGTTATGTGGCCAGCAAGAATGAAGCTTTCGACAAATATATCGGAAACGATCGACCCGCCTTCTCGCCCAAGCCGGAATTCTCCGTTCCAGACGCGATCCGGGTCATCCATGAAGCTGATGGCTTCGCGATTATCGCTCATCCGGGCAAGCTGGAAAAGGAAAGTTACATCGAGGAGTTCATCGCCATGGGCATCGACGGCCTTGAGGTCTGGCATCCGGACCACTATCAGTATCAAATCCAGGCCTATACCGAGATTTGCCAGAACAACGGCCTCTACATGACTGCCGGAAGCGATTTCCACGGCGACCCCGACCGCCACAACCACTTCGATGCCGTTCCAGCCGACAGCTTTATCCTGGAAAGCGTTAACCGCCTTTGGAGGGAATACCTTTGCCGCGTGAGCTGAATATCAATTCCGTTCGGGGGCGCATGCCCGTCCGTTACCGGGTGCCTGTGTTGAGCAGGGTTTTGGGCATTGTTGCCCACATCCTTATCTCCGGCTACTGCATTTTCGTGCTGTTCTCCGTGATCCGCGCCACCAGCCCTTTTCTGATGAAGGTTCTTCCGTTGCTGGTGCTGTTCGTGTCGCTGGACGCTCTCTTCAGGCATTTCACCACGCTGAATTCAGTTATTTTCACCCCGGAATGCCTCTGGTTCCGCTATTTGTTGCTTCCCTCTGTGCCCATCGAATACGAAAAGATTAGCAGCATGGAACTGCGCAAGGTGATAACCTATTACATGTTTCTGGAGTTCACCGACCGCCGGGGGAAAACGCGTGTGCTGAAAAGCCCCGCCTCGTTTCCCAGGATGATGGAGATCATGTACAACATCGCGGACCTGGCCCCGCAGGCAAGGCTGAATGACGAACTGGACAAGATGGTGGGCGTGATCCGCAGAATGAAGGAAAAGCAGAGCGAGGTGGAACAATGAGCTATGATTTTGACCGGATTACCAATCGGCGCGGCAGCGGTTGCTTTAAGTATGACGGCCTGAACATGATCTATGGGCGGGACGATCTGATTTCGCTTTGGGTGGCGGACATGGATTTTCCCGTGGCGCCAGCTATCATGGAAGCCTTGCAAAAGCGGCTCGATCACGGCATCTTTGGCTACAATCTGCGCCTGCCTGTGTTTTACGACACGGTTCTGAACTGGGTGGAAAAGCAGTATGGCTACAAGGCGGACGGCGACTGGATGCTTTCCACGCCTGGAGTGATGCCGGCTGTAAGTCTGGCGGTCACTGTGCTGACTGAGCCCGGCGACGGAGTTCTGATCCAAACCCCGGTTTACCGTCCTTTCCACAACGCGGCTTTGGATCAGGGGCGGGTCTTGCTCACTTCCCCGCTGCTGCTGAAGGATGGGCGCTACGAGATTGATTTTGACGATTTTGAAAGCAAGCTGAAAGGCGCGAAGCTTTTCATCCTCTGCAGCCCCCACAATCCTGTGGGCAGGCTCTGGAGCGAGGCGGAGCTGCGGAAAATGGGCCAGCTTTGCCGTCAGCACGGCGTTACTGTGATCAGCGACGAAATTCACGCCGATCTGGTCTTTGACGGGGCCAAAGCCGTTTCCATCGCGGCTTTGGATGATTTCGCGGATATCACCATCTGCTGTATGTCAGCGGCCAAATCCTTCAACCTGGCCGGACTCGCCACCTCGGTGGTGCTGGTGAAGAACCCTTCTCTGCGCCAGCCTTTGGCTTCCGCCATCGAGAAATACCATCTCTTTATGGGCAACAGCTTCGGCATCGAAGCCACCATCGCCGCTTACCGGGATTCGGAAGACTGGCTGCAAGCGCTTCTGACCTATCTGGAAGGGAACCGGGCCTTTCTGCTTGATGCTTTCGAGAGAGAGCTTCCTCAGTTGAAGATGCTCAAGCCGGAGGCATGCTATCTAGCTTGGATAGATTTTCGCGCTTTGGGCCTCTCAGACAAGGCGATAGCGGACCTGCTGGTAAACAAAGCGAGGCTGGCTCTCGATCCCGGGCTGAAATTCGGAGACGAGGGCGCGGGCTTCCAAAGGCTGAATTTCGGTTGCCCCAGGTCGGTCCTGGCCGAAGCAGTGGACCGGCTTAAAAAAGCCATCAGCGAGGGTTAAACCATGCAAGACGCCATCATTGCCCTATACAACAACAAGCCAGAGGGTTACACTCCCGCGGACAGGTCCCTCTTCGAGGATTTCATCCAAGCTCTGAACGAAGGACGGATCAGGGCCTGCGAGCCTACTGAACAAGGCTGGAAAGTGAACCAGTGGATCAAGATGGGCATCCTGATTGGTTTTCGGATGGGCGAGCTTGCTGAAATCCCCTGGAGCGAACGCAAGAGCTTTTTTGACAAGGATACCCTGCCGGAGAAGGTTTTCACACTCAAGGACCGAGTGCGCCTGGTGCCGGGAGGAAGTTCCGCGCGCAGCGGCTGCTTCGTTGCTCCCGGAGTGGCGGTGATGCCGCCTTCCTTCATCAACATCGGGACATATGTGGACAGCGGCACCCTGGTTGATTCCCACGCCTTGGTGGGGTCTTGCGCGCAGATCGGTAAAAATGTCCATCTCTCAGCCGGGGCCATGATCGGTGGTGTGCTTGAGCCCATCGGTTCCCGCCCTGTGGTGATAGAGGACGACGCTTTCATCGGCGGCAACACTGGCATCTACGAAGGCATTCTAGTCCAGAAGCGGGCTGTGATCGCCTCCGGAACCATCATCACGGCTTCCACGCCAATCTGGGATTCAGTGCGCCAGGAGTTTCTCCAGCGTGACCCTGGCGGCTCTTTCACCGTGCCGGAAGGCGCCGTGGTTGTTCCCGGAAGTAGGCAAATGAAGAATGATCCCAGCTTTCAGGTCTATTGCCCCGTGATCGTGAAATACCGCGACGCCAAGACCGACAACGCCGTGCAGCTCGAGCAGGACCTGCGTGCCGTTTTTGACTGAAGCCAACCGCCTGCAAGGGGTTGAGTTATCCCTCATTCGGCGGATCATGCAGGCTGCGCCACCCGACGCCATCAACCTGGCTTTGGGTGAATTGGGATTTCCCCTGCCTGAGTTTCTGCGTGGCAAAGCGCTGGAACTGCTACGGACTGAAACCCCGGTCTATACTCCCAACGCTGGAATTCCGCTGCTGCGGGAAGCCATAGCCAAACTTCATCCCGACTACACTGCTTCTTCCGTCTGCGTTTGCAACGGAGTGGAGGAAGCCTTGTTCGTAAGCATGCTTGCTCTGCTCAATCCCGGTGACTGCGTAGCCATCCCGGACCCGGATTATCCTGCCTATTTAGCCATCGCCAAGATGCTGGAATGCAAAGTGATAAGACTTCCTTTTGAAAGTGATCTCTCAAGTGTGGATTTTGAGCTGTGGGCCAAGCTGTTAACCGCGGATGTGAAGGCTCTGGTTTTTAGCCATCCATCCAATCCTGCCGGTCATGTCTTTTCTGAAGAGGAGGCTGAACGCTTAGCAAAACTCTGCGCTGAGCTCGGCATCGTCATGATCGTTGACGGGATTTACGATCGGCTTGTTTTTACTGGGTCTGTTCCTGAATTCTACGGACACTCAGCTGGTCTTTTTATACTGGGCGGCATTTCCAAATCCCATTGCATGAGCGGCTGGAGGATTGGTTGGACCTTGGCGCCGCCGGAACTGGCAGAGGCCGTTGTGAAAGCCCGGCAATACGTATCCACCTGCAGCAATTGGCTTTCCCAGCAGCTTGCCATGTACGCTTTGTCAGACGAGGGGTTGGCTGCCTCCCGGGAAGTTTTGGACCAGTTGAAGGCCTGCCGCGAATTAGCTTTAACCAGGCTGAAACCCTGGAGGGAAAAAGTTATGGCTCCCCCGGCCGGACCTTATCTGATGCTGCGCACTCCGGATGACGACCTGCAAGTTTGCCAACACCTTGCGGCCAGAGGCGTTATTTGCGTTCCCGGACGGGCGTTCGGTTCAGTTTCACAGGGCTGGCTGCGGATCAATATCGCTGTGCCGCCAGCCAAGCTGGAAACAGCACTGGAGATTGTAATTAATGAACTATATCTTCACTAACGGACGCCTTCTAACCTGCGAAACACCCGGGGCGATGCTCAACGCCTCGCTGCTGGTGGCGTGGGGCAAAATTGCTGCGATCGGCAGTCTGGATGAATGCAAACGCTTTTCCAAAGAACCTTTCGAGCTCATCGACCTGCGTGGAAACATGCTCCTGCCAGCTTTCACCGACACTCACACCCATTTCACAGAATACGCCAAAAACCGCACACAGATCAATCTGACCGGCTGTGCCAGCATCTCTGAGATCCGTGAACGTTTGGAAAACTATCGAAGGGATTATCCAGAACTTCCGCGTTGGATACTTGGCGGAGGCTGGAACAAGAACATCATCGATGAGCCTCAGTATCTGAACCGCCAACTTTTGGACGAGCTTTTCCCCAACACCCCCACAGCACTATACAGCAAAGACTATCACAGCCGCTGGTGCAATTCAGCAGCCTTGAAAGCTGCCGGAATCACATTTAACAGTCCGGACCCCGCCGGGGGACTGATCCAGAGGGATTATGCCGGTCATCCAACCGGGATTCTAGTGGAAACCGCTTCGGAAGGGCTGGAAAAGTTCATCGAGCCGCTTTCCGACGAGCAAACCTTCCGCTGTTTGGAGCAGGCTGCCCGAGAAATCCACAAACTTGGCCTGGTGAGCGTTCACAGCATGGAAGTCCCTGCCGGGGCCAGGGTTTTGGAGGCTTTTTGCTCCCAAAGCCAGCTGCTGAGGGTCTGCCGTCATTTCTATCTGGATGAGTTCCCTGGCATTCGGGATTCCGGCCAGCACACAGGCAGCGGCGACAACTGGCTTCGCCTGGGCGGCTTAAAGCTTTTTGCTGATGGTTCCCTGGGTTCACAGACAGGTGCGATTTTCGTAGAATATCCCCATTCAAAAGGCAATCGCGGCATCCTGCGCCACAGCGAGGAAGAGATCTTTGCCCTGGCCAAACAAGCCGCGGAACACGGATTTTCCTGCCTGGTCCATGCCATCGGCGACCGCGCTGTGTTCACTGTAATTCAGGCCCTGCTGCGCTTGCGTCAAAGCGGAATAAAGCCCCCAAGCCCTTTCAGGATCGAGCATTTGCAGTCCATCCGGTCTCAGGATATCCCACTATTGAAGGAATGCGGAGCCTGCTGCTCCATCCAGCCCGTGCATTTGGCCAACGATGTGGACATGATAGAAGACCACTGGTGCCAGATAAAAAACGAGGCCTATAGTTTCAGGTCAATCTTCGACGCCGGCATACCGGTGAGTTTCGGTTCTGACGCCCCCATCGAGACGATCAGTCCCTTCTCTGGCATCTACAGCGCTGTGGAACGCAGAAAGAATCTGGACCCGCGTGAGCCATCCTGGTTGCCGGAGCAGCGCATCAGCGCACATGAGGCCATCTATGCCTACACCTTGGGCGCGGCGAAAGCATCCGGAGCGGAAGGCTGGACAGGTTCCCTCACTCCGGGCAAGGTGGCGGACCTGATCGTCCTGCGGGATTTCACGGCACTTCCTCCGGATTACTGGCTGGAAGCGTCGGCGCTGCTCACCATGCTGGACGGGCGCATAGTTTTCAGAGATAACATATAAAATACATACAAGGAGTCAAACATGGCTAAATTAGGATTCGATTTCCCGGCAACGCCGCGTAGGACCTTTCTCTACGAACTAGAGGAAAACTGGTATCTGCCCCTGTTGGCGCAAAAGAAGGGCCTGCCCCTCCAGGATATCAAACGCAGCAACTTTGGCGAATACAGCATGGCGGTGAACTACCTCACCTCCGTATTGGATGAGGCAGCCGCCATCAACAATCTGGCTATCTACAACATCGATCATATGGGCCAGATCCTCTTCACCGGAAAGGACGCTCCCGCGTTGTTGGACCGTGCCCTGGCAGGCCGCATGAGCGACATGAAGATCGGCGCATGCAAATACACCCTGCTGCTGAACGAACAAGGCGGAGTGCAGGATGACATGATCTTCATGCGCCTTTCGGAAACGGAATTCATTGCCGTGATCAACGCCGGTCACGACATCACTGACAATGTGAACGGCCAGGAACTGATCGCTGACATCGACCGCATCATGGCCTG
This genomic window contains:
- a CDS encoding PHP domain-containing protein yields the protein MIVKNIDPIKLINLHLHTNVSDGLLSPAQLVRRAQQIGLDLISITDHDTADAYRMLPKDIAPLRILPGMEISSQHEGSDVHVLAFGVNQASPSLVEMMEMYLIGRRERAVRMIEKLADLGMEITLEEVVAISGSRELIVRPHIAQIMVDRGYVASKNEAFDKYIGNDRPAFSPKPEFSVPDAIRVIHEADGFAIIAHPGKLEKESYIEEFIAMGIDGLEVWHPDHYQYQIQAYTEICQNNGLYMTAGSDFHGDPDRHNHFDAVPADSFILESVNRLWREYLCRVS
- a CDS encoding amidohydrolase; translated protein: MNYIFTNGRLLTCETPGAMLNASLLVAWGKIAAIGSLDECKRFSKEPFELIDLRGNMLLPAFTDTHTHFTEYAKNRTQINLTGCASISEIRERLENYRRDYPELPRWILGGGWNKNIIDEPQYLNRQLLDELFPNTPTALYSKDYHSRWCNSAALKAAGITFNSPDPAGGLIQRDYAGHPTGILVETASEGLEKFIEPLSDEQTFRCLEQAAREIHKLGLVSVHSMEVPAGARVLEAFCSQSQLLRVCRHFYLDEFPGIRDSGQHTGSGDNWLRLGGLKLFADGSLGSQTGAIFVEYPHSKGNRGILRHSEEEIFALAKQAAEHGFSCLVHAIGDRAVFTVIQALLRLRQSGIKPPSPFRIEHLQSIRSQDIPLLKECGACCSIQPVHLANDVDMIEDHWCQIKNEAYSFRSIFDAGIPVSFGSDAPIETISPFSGIYSAVERRKNLDPREPSWLPEQRISAHEAIYAYTLGAAKASGAEGWTGSLTPGKVADLIVLRDFTALPPDYWLEASALLTMLDGRIVFRDNI
- a CDS encoding pyridoxal phosphate-dependent aminotransferase, producing MSYDFDRITNRRGSGCFKYDGLNMIYGRDDLISLWVADMDFPVAPAIMEALQKRLDHGIFGYNLRLPVFYDTVLNWVEKQYGYKADGDWMLSTPGVMPAVSLAVTVLTEPGDGVLIQTPVYRPFHNAALDQGRVLLTSPLLLKDGRYEIDFDDFESKLKGAKLFILCSPHNPVGRLWSEAELRKMGQLCRQHGVTVISDEIHADLVFDGAKAVSIAALDDFADITICCMSAAKSFNLAGLATSVVLVKNPSLRQPLASAIEKYHLFMGNSFGIEATIAAYRDSEDWLQALLTYLEGNRAFLLDAFERELPQLKMLKPEACYLAWIDFRALGLSDKAIADLLVNKARLALDPGLKFGDEGAGFQRLNFGCPRSVLAEAVDRLKKAISEG
- a CDS encoding pyridoxal phosphate-dependent aminotransferase — protein: MPFLTEANRLQGVELSLIRRIMQAAPPDAINLALGELGFPLPEFLRGKALELLRTETPVYTPNAGIPLLREAIAKLHPDYTASSVCVCNGVEEALFVSMLALLNPGDCVAIPDPDYPAYLAIAKMLECKVIRLPFESDLSSVDFELWAKLLTADVKALVFSHPSNPAGHVFSEEEAERLAKLCAELGIVMIVDGIYDRLVFTGSVPEFYGHSAGLFILGGISKSHCMSGWRIGWTLAPPELAEAVVKARQYVSTCSNWLSQQLAMYALSDEGLAASREVLDQLKACRELALTRLKPWREKVMAPPAGPYLMLRTPDDDLQVCQHLAARGVICVPGRAFGSVSQGWLRINIAVPPAKLETALEIVINELYLH
- a CDS encoding 2,3,4,5-tetrahydropyridine-2,6-dicarboxylate N-succinyltransferase translates to MQDAIIALYNNKPEGYTPADRSLFEDFIQALNEGRIRACEPTEQGWKVNQWIKMGILIGFRMGELAEIPWSERKSFFDKDTLPEKVFTLKDRVRLVPGGSSARSGCFVAPGVAVMPPSFINIGTYVDSGTLVDSHALVGSCAQIGKNVHLSAGAMIGGVLEPIGSRPVVIEDDAFIGGNTGIYEGILVQKRAVIASGTIITASTPIWDSVRQEFLQRDPGGSFTVPEGAVVVPGSRQMKNDPSFQVYCPVIVKYRDAKTDNAVQLEQDLRAVFD
- a CDS encoding methyltransferase domain-containing protein translates to MEYDPLKDRAASLIRVWPAARVFFYRVLDLLLLRQRYVKRALRQYLPTDRGFRYYDAGAGFCQYSWHVLKNYPAAKVFANDLKRDYLEDFSRYAKKSFPGRFSWQQADLQTFTPRNSYGLATAIDILEHIQDDEAVLRNFNVALADGGILIISTPSDTDEAAKFTSEHVRPGYNKAELEDKLRACGFTILESIYSYGTWGSLAWRLLLKHPLKLIARSKLILLALPIYYLLVFPLAELLMRLDLKSSNPTGTGIIVVAQKRLSSEPDR